A stretch of DNA from Shewanella sediminis HAW-EB3:
GCCGGAATATATTCCGGGCAGTTTGAGATCCACCATGGGATCACATTAACGGGCGAGAAGGGTGCTGTCATCGATGCTCAGGGCCTGGGCAGTGCCATTACCATATTTGTTTCTGATGTGACTATTTCTAATCTTGAGATCCAGAACTGGGGGGGAGATCTTTACGAACGAGACTCCGGTATCTTGATCCAGGATCTCGCTCATCGAACCAAGATCGAATCGAATCGCCTAACTGGTCGCGGTTTCGGTGTTTGTGCCGAAAATTCGGCGAATATTACCGTCTCTGACAATATTATCTCCGGCGATCCCGAGCGTCATAAATTAGACAGAGGCGATGGTATCCATCTAAAGAGGGTTGAGTCACCAGTGATAGAAGGCAATAAGATCTTCCATGTCAGAGACGGGGTATATATCGAGGCTGGCAAACATAGCCTGATTTTTGATAATCAATTTTCCGAGCAGCAATACGGTATTCATTATATGTATTCAAAGCGTGATGAGGCCTATGGCAATGAGGCGGTAGATGTCGATGGCGGCTACGCCCTGATGAGTTCGGAAAATATCAATCTATATCACAATCGTGTCAGCCGGGCTAAAGAGTTCGGGGTGCTACTCAACATGACTCACAACTCGGTCGTTTCCTCAAATCGGGTATCGGATGCACATAACCCTCAAGGAAAAGTAGAGCTTGGCAATGAAGGTAAAGGGATCTTTGTTTATGGTGCCTTAGATAATGAGATCAGGCATAACCTCTTTTCGACCAGTGATATAGGTATCTATATGGCAATGGGAGGTGAGGGCAATCTTGTCTATGGCAATCAATTTGTGAATAACAGAACCCAAGTTAAAT
This window harbors:
- the nosD gene encoding nitrous oxide reductase family maturation protein NosD — protein: MLTALLFSSVSFAAAYSVSDSEGLKAQLAQSRPGDSILLRAGIYSGQFEIHHGITLTGEKGAVIDAQGLGSAITIFVSDVTISNLEIQNWGGDLYERDSGILIQDLAHRTKIESNRLTGRGFGVCAENSANITVSDNIISGDPERHKLDRGDGIHLKRVESPVIEGNKIFHVRDGVYIEAGKHSLIFDNQFSEQQYGIHYMYSKRDEAYGNEAVDVDGGYALMSSENINLYHNRVSRAKEFGVLLNMTHNSVVSSNRVSDAHNPQGKVELGNEGKGIFVYGALDNEIRHNLFSTSDIGIYMAMGGEGNLVYGNQFVNNRTQVKYVGEQLLEWSRDSRGNYWSGYMGWDSNRDGIADNPYRPNDGLDKLFWLYPEARFLMNSPVVALLRWVQSQFEFGEPNGIVDSFPLISADMELCVLC